TGGTACAACCGACGTAGTAAGTCCCTTATTCACAAAgattactcctacaatgatgattatccatgtttgtgtgtctGCAATAACGACACACGTAATCATCTAAATTACggagtttaaaatgaaggatttgggtaaaccaaaaTACCGCTCGTTACTGCAATttgagcaccttcattcataccttatggtatactatgttgtctatatccaaaatatattggaaaattttcattgtggacaaatcttattcatccataactctcatggtagttcattctctagacatagagaaaggtctatttagaccaagagatcatggaaatgagatattgggactcaacgttccataccgccattggatccaccaaacacaattggttggtactAGTTTTTTTGCAGTTTCACAGAAATGTGAATGccgatatcattggatacatcaATCAGATCTTCACTATGTCAGATCGTAGACAAGCttagtgttcctactaggtgtggtagccctCTCAAGAAGAGTCTTCAaaacagacctcatggctacatcgaccaaccattatctcaaagataatgttgcttgtgttgcccggatgcaaacGGGTTACGTAATAAGCAATATcgctatattgcatatcttgcaagtcaaatcatgtgaCTGATTTATTCACCAAGTCTCTACCAATTTCTACATGCCATAAATATGGTCATGGAATTGGTATGTGATGGCTTCGGAACTTGCAAGAATCAGGAggagtatcttcctgaattgttcctgttcaaagtatcatattatactctttttcctTTCATGAATTTACTTTAAAGGTTCTCATagaggtttttaatgaggtaatatcaataTGAGATTATATGGCATACTTTCTGTTTTCCCATCGGGTTTTTTAGGAAAGTATATACAacatatttattgtcctctaaATTCTATGGGTATTCTCATATTGAGTTGAAAGAGGCAATAACTGTTATATGTTGCggcattttctccttatttttcccactgggtttgtAGGAGTTTTAGAAACATATCAAACAGTATGTTCCTCATATTTTTtccacagggtttttggaggagacttAGTAAGATGATGAACTCTCATGTGATCATGCGGTGAATAGGGGGAGTGTTAAAAATAAATAACCCTCGCGGTTATTAGGGAATAATCCCCGCTCCTTCTCACATGTGCGGTTGAACACTTTCACCAACCGTCACGGTGGTTCCTGGAACGACGTCTCTATGGACCATTGCATCCCTTGGAGGCGACTGTTCCCATTGTGTATAAGTGTTCATTCATCAACAATAAAGAATGGTTCAATCATTTGTTCGATGGTCTCGCTCGattacatctctctctctctctctctctcaacaatAGCACCTCCAAAGCTAAGCCTAAAACTCTTAAAACCTCCCACAACCATTGGGTCGCGCTGTCTGGACTGTATTGGTCCGTGGGGTGGTCTGGATTGTGATTTCTCCTGCAAACCGGAGACAaaagtgaagaaggtttacgagagtCCAAACCGCTCCGAAGCCCGTTTCTGACCGCCACGACCCACCAAAAACATGTGACCCGCCTCTCCCGTGCTTTCCTTCTGATGCACACGCCGCTTACCCCACATTCATGCCGGCCTAGAGCACGCGCAGGCCAACATCGATGCCGCGATGTGTCTGGAGGGCGGGAGGGAAATACTGACCGACGCGACCTCTTGATAGCTGCCGCTTCCACGCGGACGCAAGTTCCCAAGGAACCGACTCCGGCCGTTGCGCCGCATTGAAGCGGCTGACCGACCCTACGCATGGCCTGGCCGCAGCTATTTAAGCCGCGCTCCGGCGCCGTCCACATCgcatcctcctccccctccccgcccATCACATTGCCGAAGCCGAGTGCCACACATATAGCTTTCTGAGCCGGTGATTCATCATCGGGAGTTAAATATTTCTATCCCGAGTCCAATTAAATAAAAATTATTATTCAggataaataaaacaaaatatttTTTGTGGGAAAAAACCCAAATATTTTCTTTGCAGCAAAGGAACAATTTTTGTGCAATATGAATATTTCTATTAGATGAAGGGTAAACTTTTCGCCGTTTGAACTGATTCTAATATACAGTATATTTTTTACTTCCGTAAAGTCAATTAGGTGAAAAACTATTTTCGGAATAAAAAAAATCGAATCAAAGCTATTGGGCCGGCTCATATATATAGGTGCACTGCGCGCACAGGTTCTTCTTATTCGAGACTCAATGCGTACCTGCAGTTGGGCCTTGGAGCTTGAGAAGGTAGTAGCAACCTGACCGGACTCGATGGAGGCGTTGGTTCCGGCTCCGGCTCGTACTGCGCGTGGTTCTGGTTCCGATTCCGACCGCAGCAGAGGAAGCCGACTCTGCTAACTAGGGTTCCCTTCCCCCTCCATCCTCTTTAAATCTGGAGGCAGAGACTCAGGGTGAAGAACACAGCTCAAATCCACAACCCGCATCGAGTCGAGACGAAGCTCATGGATCCACCCGTGATGGCCGAAGTTAGTTCCACCAAAGAACACGTCGACCTGGAGAGGAACTCCAAGGACCTGACCATGGCTGCAGGCGACGTACAAGGTAACCCAACCATCTTTGAGCTGGAGATGATCGAGGCGCAAGAggaagatgcggcggcggcggcatacgaCGAGATCGTCGCTCGATACAGGAGGAAACGCGCTGACCGTAAGGTTCGGATGACGGCTTTAATTTAGggttctttatatatatatatatcagattaATATAATTGCTAGACTATTTTGAATTTCATTACGGAATTCTAAAATAAAGCAAGTCCCCTTTTACGCCAGGCTCGGATCGTCAAGGAGCTGGGCGAGGAGGCCTACCTCGAGCTCGAGGGCGGGGACGACTGCCTGGCCAACGACCCTGACTACGTGGATGAGATCAACCAGTGGATCAGGATACAAGATGAAAGGCATAAGGCGAATCTCAGGCGTGGCATACTTCCTGGCTACAAGAAACTTTCTGACTCCGACTTATACTTAGAAATATACTCATGCTTGCACCCGGACTCGGAATCAGACTCGAACTCTGACTCAGAAGacaatgatgatgatggtggtcaTGAGGATGAGGAGGCAGAGGAAAATTCTGActccaaagaagaagaagaaggtgaagaAGAAGAGGGGGAGTTGGAGGCAGAGAAGTTTATATCTTTAGCGGAAcgtagggcagcggcggcggaggcagccCTCGGCGGGTTCGAATGGCGGACGGGGCCACTAGTTTTATCATGGCCATCAAAGGGAAAGAGCTGCCCGGCATTTAGGACCTGGACAACATGAGCCGCCATTACACGTCCAAGGGGATGGAGAGAGAAGCGGAGGCTGCACGAGAAGGTAGTGGTCATGTCCCACAAGATCGACGACGAGATAGAGGCGTGCCCGGAACCATAACAACTCTGTTAATGTGCACCCTGTTTTATTATCTTTATTATCTGCCACATGTATTATCTCTTTCTAGAGATGTTTATCCATATATCTATCTCTGTTCCCTTCTGCTCTTTCTAGAAACATGTCTATTTCCATGATGTATCTACGGGCTATGGCTGGTTATCTTTTATTTCTAGGACGACGATAACTGCCACTTGTGTGGGCGTCAAGGGATCTGCCCACACgttttgtgtggtgtctaaaaagatcagcccacacgcctacgtgtgggcaaacaATTAACGTCCACACGCCTCTTTTATTCCTTGCGGTCCATctcacacgcctacgtgtgggcaaaatgcaTAACGTCCACACGACGTCTCTCAACGGTCCCGCGCGCCCAGCGTGACAGTCACCACGCGTCTCCGCAGTTGCCATGGTTCGGATCCTCTTCAATGTCTGTTTACCTGCAGTTgtcatgtcgctgaactacagtgtcatggctcaactgcagttgccatctcaggtcaagtgtcagatgccattttggacaactgcagatgttgccatgtatggtctgatttACTATAGTTGCAATGATTTGAAAATTTTAGAgattgccacctactaacactaagcagttgccatgtatggtctggtttactacagttgccatgatttaaAAATCTTAGGAGTtgtcacctactaacactaggcagttgccgtgtagcgctaaagagacatggcaaaacaacatgttcgggtaaaagagagagttgccatctgcttacaagcacactagggcagttgctgtgtaccctgcaaaacatatggcaactgacatgttcgggtaaaaaaagagagagttgctatctgcttacaagcacactagggcagttgccatgtacactgcaaaatgcatgacaactggcagcttgggtgtgggagaggagatgggcgtgtgggcgagatggcaaatgcccacaccccagcccttgtgcgtgagtgGAAATTGGCGTGTATGCAAACTGCTAAACGCCCATACATCGACTTCTCCGTGTGGTGAAACAGACGTGTGCGCGACCGGGTGAATGCCCATAGACCAGCCCAGTCCTACGTGACACCTCAAACATGCCAAGATTCATACACCCACAAACGGatgcggatccacgcgtgtgggtaAGATgcaaacacccacacgtgtgggcgttaatttTTCCGTATTTCTATGCTAAATTTACTTACTAAATTAGTAATTCAAGTAATTAAGTGATTCAAACGTGTATTCTTTTTAAATAAAACGGGACACCCTGGCACGAACAAAAAACTTTGCAAGTTCAGTCCACTATTGCTCTCAAGATGACTTTGCGTATGGCCCTAGCCAATCGAGAGATATCATGCGCCGCCCATGCCAGGCTACTGTCCAACTGCTGTAGTCGTGGCATCTACAACCGGATTGGTCAAAAGTGAGCCCTAAACGTCTGTCGACGCGTCCGAATGTGTCTATGGACAATGACCGTCCATTCTTCAAATGTCTACTCCACGACCATCTTTCTCATAGCAAATCCTCAAATTCATGTGCTCGGTGGTGCGGCTTGGGACTGCGGGAAACCATTGGTCGGCTTGACCGGCCCGGTGGCAGCGACACCATTGGTGTCGTTCTTCCTCCTTGGAGGTGCAGCCGAGGTCCTCGCCTCTCCACCCTCGTTCCCCTTCCCGGGTGAAAGCCCAAAATCCGGCTAGGATTGGGCGGCAATGGCGCATTTCGTGTCGTGCTCCTCCTTGGAGGTGCCGCCTGGGGAGGGTTCGTGTTCAGGTGAGGTGTGTCAAAGGTCCAAGCTTTGGGTGGCTCTGGTTGTCTGGCGGCGGTGGTTTCGTCAGGATTTGCATGGCTGGCATTGTCTCCGTTCCCCTCAAGGGTGGTGCCCACTGGTGGCGGCGTGTTTGGCTCAAGGCTGGCGGTGCATTTCCTTCGATCCGGCGGTAGGGGATAGGGTTCCCTTTCCCATCAATAGCAACACGTTTTCGGCTATGGGCTCCCGGTTCTCTTCTTCAACGGCAGACGGGCCTTGCTCCTCAACGTTCTGCAGGCTTCCTTGATGTCCTTGTTGGCCTTTCTTCACCAGCTGCTCCCGGTGGCTTTCCTGCAGTTTACTGGCGTCCTAAGTTGCGGTGGTATGGTGTATGTTGTGTGCTCATTATCCAAGGGGTTGTACTCTGCGGTTGCTCCAGGTCTCGAGGTCGGCATCTCTGCTCCTCTAGGGTGAGCGCTTCTCAGGTCCGTTGGTTCGACGCCTTTCGATCCAAGGCGAGAGGGAAGGGTCCCTCTGTGGCGCAAGAGGAGGAAGATGCTTGGATTTCTTCATCCCGGGAGTCAGCCTAGTTCGTTCCCACACTCTGTATTAGCATGTCCTCATCCTGCTCTTGCCGGTCGCAACCCTTGGTACCAGTTCTGTTGTGGTCTTCGACTAGTGCAAGCAATGGGCTCTGTTTTATCTTTGCTGCGTTGAGCTGTAAGCTTCCTAGAGTGCTCCATTGTATCGTTGGGCCGATGTGGTTTGTTGTGTGTCTGTaattcctggccggttgatggctttgttaattcaaagccgggctctccgcgagccttcgttctaaaaaaatccTCAAATTCATGCAACATTAAAAATAACACATGTAGTTCATCTAGATCAACACACACGACATAGAGAAGTTCATACATGTCATCGAACTGCCAAAAAATATATAGCTATGGAGGAAGTTCATCCACAGCCGCTCTAGcccttgcccttgtcatcttcaTCGCAGAAGTAGCAGTCAAAAACGCAATATGGATCAAGCTGCATATGCCCACTGTCGGAGCCATATGATTCGTCAccggccttctcctcctcctttttgGGGGGTAGTCTAGCGAGGGCACGGGCCACCTAGGTTTGCTCCTTTGCGAGGGCACACACATCGGGGCTTGCTGCTTGGCGAGGATCCAGGCACGAAGGGCGTCCTCGGTCGATGCGAATTACTTTCCATGTGAACGAAACAGTGTAGAAACTTTATCATGAAAGTGAGTAAGCTTTATACTTTGTACGTGTTCTACAGAGCCAATATATGCTAATACTCAAAATCAACCTATATGATCTTTTTACATGGAACTATTTCATCCAACAAGGCGTGTACGGAAAAGATGCTTCAATAAGTCCACGTGGGCCGGCAATAGTGTCGTAATACTTTGGACACAAGTTTTCAAGGTCTTGAATCTTGGAAGTATTTAAATTATACGCCAGACCTCTGCTCGAATTTCTCTCCAGGAAGATGATTTCTCTGAAAGGGTGAAATCCCAGGAAATCAATGCCACGGTTGCATTTGTCAACTACATCTTTTGTGTCGACACCATCTTCGTTGTCATCATCGGAGTTCCATTCAAAGTTCTCTTCAATTGTTGTCTCAGCTGCTGTGGTGGCATTGCCGCCGAAATCTTTGATGTACTCTTCGTTATTATAGTTAACTTCCTGCAAGACCCACGGCCCATAACCTTGTTGGCCATGGTTTAGACATGGCGGCGGTACCTTAAGGCGCGTGTCATGCTCCAGCACCCACTTAATATGACCACATGATTCAGTGAGAACCCACACCTGAATTTGCTGCGAGGCTCTAACTAATGCAAAATACACTCCTTTTTTGACTTTCCGAGGTTGAGATCCGTGCAGCTCTCGGGTTCAAGATCTCCTGGCGGTTTAATTACTTGGTATGTGCTATTTGATAACGATAACCTGCAAGAAATCATCTCTACTtttaatgaagcagttggtagtctcgctttcagGGTTTTTTTCGCCCCaccattttcgtccggtttttttcgtacGTTAACCGTCGTACatttttttcgtcgcctcccccacttcatcggtttattttcacttcaccctctcacacaacgaaaaaaactgaacggatcagaactttccatactgacgcaaattatttagtaatgtctttatgtaaaagaatcaatcacaatcaatctctaaagatcaaatctaaattaattaatcttcataacgtttgtttccttccgaatcacgtccataactttcctttcttgtttgggcagaaactgtttggtagcagagattaggaagcttcctatgagtgtagtaataggaagtattctttttcttgatgattcgtttccatgcatgttgatagtaaattaggccaacattcaccactatttatcaacgtcATCAATCGTATCTATTCCTATcagttttaagggaatctgctcgctatgtcttttttaaggggatccgtTCGCTAAGTCGTCGTCGCACGTTATTTTCACAAGCAATTCCCCTAAAAAAGGCGTGGGTATTGGTAGTTGAACGTCCGCTAGGTT
The sequence above is drawn from the Triticum aestivum cultivar Chinese Spring chromosome 7A, IWGSC CS RefSeq v2.1, whole genome shotgun sequence genome and encodes:
- the LOC123150455 gene encoding probable global transcription activator SNF2L2 isoform X1 → MDPPVMAEVSSTKEHVDLERNSKDLTMAAGDVQGNPTIFELEMIEAQEEDAAAAAYDEIVARYRRKRADRKARIVKELGEEAYLELEGGDDCLANDPDYVDEINQWIRIQDERHKANLRRGILPGYKKLSDSDLYLEIYSCLHPDSESDSNSDSEDNDDDGGHEDEEAEENSDSKEEEEGEEEEGELEAEKFISLAERRAAAAEAALGGFEWRTGPLVLSWPSKGKSCPAFRTWTT
- the LOC123150455 gene encoding protein starmaker isoform X2, which codes for MIEAQEEDAAAAAYDEIVARYRRKRADRKARIVKELGEEAYLELEGGDDCLANDPDYVDEINQWIRIQDERHKANLRRGILPGYKKLSDSDLYLEIYSCLHPDSESDSNSDSEDNDDDGGHEDEEAEENSDSKEEEEGEEEEGELEAEKFISLAERRAAAAEAALGGFEWRTGPLVLSWPSKGKSCPAFRTWTT